In Apium graveolens cultivar Ventura chromosome 10, ASM990537v1, whole genome shotgun sequence, the following are encoded in one genomic region:
- the LOC141691435 gene encoding uncharacterized protein LOC141691435, translating to MNELQMCHLETIQQRSRETLPEFIKRFQESVNQLSNLEEKEGVNIFRQNLHPVSCEGYVKDLIHREPQSLASAYAMASKFIKENDFLTSMKMNRRIRDDDESPEHRRPYGKEKRHKIDRQTNYVQQSRGTPPRDDYSRHQKNEKKPKPKREPKPEPEWTPLNRPRADILREVKGKPFYYPLKPLLAPPGNRARDKHCGYHEYHGHTTENCFSFKMFIEDQIKKGNMNQYLQRRLDDRDKPSGGGKHMVNMIFGGTSSPPRSPDEGSDVLMIQPAEDECIYFSNTDCEGLDPEHNQALVVTLDIADNEVQRILVDNGFSANIVFEHTLNRMKLGHLRMDPCLEDPLYRFENNMIPIRGVIYLLMVFGTAPRHVSHVMKFYVISVASSYNMILGRPTITKIRAIPSTIHLKLKFPTPGGIGELRGDRGASGRCYGQALVMAETDPENRKKAMALPKGQSRKKHREHFNKRLKLDVNMIKDSGYSATNADARIQRFMEVREKTKVEPAAQTLEIELDPGNPTRKLKIGKGLETFFQEELISLLKEYADVFAWTPEDMPGIDQSVAMHSLDVDPKEKPIKQKRRNFAPERQQAIYVEIEKLLRADIICEIKYPDWLANVVLVKKPNGKWRMCVDYTSLNAACPKDSYPLPNIDQLIDATSGHTMLSFMDSFSGYNQVRMNPEDIAKTAFITHRAVYAFIMMPFGLINAGATYQKMMNTIFKSQLGRNMESYVDDMISKSLTTPDHIKDLKECFDNLRRYNMKLNPEKCAFGVPSGKFLGFLVSERGIEANPEKITAIIEMKIPQTQRDIQKLAGCLAALRRFIPKLAERCLSFFELLKGARNKKLVDWTPECHTAFEEIKRHLMDPPVLSKAKPGEPLSLYIAAGPKAVSSALVREEGGMQSPVYYVSQVLKDAETRYPYLEKFALALVHSSRKLRQYFQGREIRVVTDQQLRKVIHKPDASGRLVNWAIELSQFNIKFVPRTAIKAQALAEFVMECTFPELNQPLPQEISPERTNSRMDSWKLYVDGSSTAERSGAGLILISPEGFTIQQAITFAFKATNNQAEYEALIAGLKLAKSLGISRMIIHNDSQIVVKQTTGEYIAKDPTLAQYQAMVRSILEATPDITILQINREENSTADELSKLVQNSSDLVSSVYFEELKVPSTE from the coding sequence ATGAATGAGCTTCAGATGTGCCACTTGGAAACCATACAACAGAGAAGCAGAGAAACTCTCCCAGAGTTCATCAAAAGATTTCAAGAATCGGTCAACCAGCTCTCCAACCTTGAAGAGAAGGAAGGCGTGAATATTTTCCGGCAAAATCTCCACCCAGTTTCATGTGAAGGCTACGTGAAGGACCTAATCCATAGGGAACCCCAAAGCCTTGCTTCAGCCTATGCAATGGCGTCCAAGTTTATCAAAGAAAATGACTTCCTCACCTCAATGAAGATGAACAGGAGGATCCGGGATGATGATGAATCCCCAGAACACCGCCGCCCCTACGGGAAAGAAAAGAGGCACAAGATAGATAGACAAACCAATTATGTGCAGCAATCCAGGGGGACCCCACCCCGGGATGACTACTCCAGACACCAGAAAAATGAAAAGAAGCCAAAGCCTAAGAGGGAACCCAAACCGGAGCCCGAGTGGACTCCGCTCAATCGACCCCGGGCCGACATCTTGAGAGAGGTCAAGGGAAAGCCCTTTTATTACCCCCTGAAGCCGCTGTTGGCACCCCCCGGGAACAGGGCCCGGGACAAGCATTGTGGGTACCACGAATATCACGGCCACACCACGGAGAACTGCTTTTCTTTCAAAATGTTCATTGAAGATCAGATAAAAAAGGGCAACATGAACCAGTACCTACAGAGAAGACTTGATGACAGAGATAAACCCTCCGGTGGAGGGAAACATATGGTCAACATGATTTTTGGGGGGACCTCCTCCCCGCCCCGAAGTCCAGATGAGGGCAGCgatgtcttgatgatccagccGGCTGAAGATGAGTGCATATATTTCTCCAATACAGATTGTGAAGGCCTGGATCCCGAGCACAACCAAGCCCTGGTCGTGACCCTCGACATCGCCGACAATGAGGTACAAAGAATTTTGGTTGATAATGGTTTCTCAGCTAACATTGTTTTCGAACACACCCTTAACAGGATGAAGTTGGGACACCTCCGCATGGATCCATGCCTCGAAGACCCTCTCTACAGATTCGAAAACAATATGATCCCGATCCGCGGGGTAATATACCTCCTCATGGTCTTTGGTACCGCTCCCCGGCATGTATCTCATGTCATGAAATTCTACGTGATAAGTGTTGCATCCTCTTATAACATGATCCTGGGAAGACCTACCATCACCAAGATCCGGGCCATCCCGTCTACAATTCACCTGAAGCTGAAGTTTCCCACCCCGGGAGGCATTGGGGAACTCAGGGGGGACCGGGGCGCTTCGGGAAGATGCTATGGACAGGCACTGGTCATGGCTGAAACTGACCCAGAAAACAGAAAGAAGGCAATGGCCTTACCCAAAGGCCAAAGCCGCAAGAAACATCGCGAACATTTCAACAAAAGGCTAAAGCTGGATGTCAACATGATAAAGGACTCGGGATACAGCGCAACCAACGCCGACGCCCGGATACAGAGATTTATGGAAGTAAGAGAGAAAACCAAGGTAGAGCCTGCCGCCCAGACGTTAGAGATAGAATTGGACCCCGGGAACCCCACCCGTAAGTTGAAAATTGGAAAAGGCCTGGAGACATTCTTTCAGGAAGAGCTCATCTCACTGTTAAAAGAATATGCGGATGTATTCGCATGGACGCCAGAGGATATGCCCGGAATCGATCAGTCAGTGGCAATGCACAGCCTGGATGTAGACCCCAAGGAAAAACCAATCAAACAGAAAAGGAGAAATTTTGCTCCCGAACGACAGCAAGCAATATACGTGGAGATAGAAAAGCTGCTCAGGGCCGACATCATCTGCGAGATCAAGTATCCCGACTGGCTCGCCAACGTGGTGCTAGTCAAGAAGCCAaacggaaagtggagaatgtgtgtcGACTACACGAGCCTCAATGCTGCGTGCCCTAAAGACTCCTATCCCCTCCCAAATATTGACCAGCTAATCGACGCGACTTCGGGCCATACCATGCTCAGCTTCATGGACTCCTTTTCGGGATACAACCAGGTTCGCATGAATCCCGAAGACATCGCCAAAACGGCCTTCATTACTCATAGGGCGGTTTACGCCTTCATCATGATGCCTTTCGGACTCATTAACGCTGGAGCCACCTACCAGAAAATGATGAACACAATTTTCAAGAGCCAGTTGGGGAGGAACATGGAATCTTATGTAGACGATATGATCTCCAAGTCACTCACCACCCCGGATCACATAAAAGACCTCAAGGAGTGCTTTGACAACCTAAGGAGGTACAACATGAAGCTGAACCCGGAGAAATGTGCGTTCGGGGTACCTTCAGGCAAATTCCTGGGATTCTTGGTCAGCGAAAGAGGAATAGAAGCAAACCCAGAGAAGATCACCGCCATCATAGAAATGAAGATACCCCAAACACAGAGGGACATCCAGAAGTTGGCAGGATGCCTAGCAGCCCTGCGAAGATTTATCCCGAAACTAGCGGAGAGATGTCTCTCATTCTTCGAGTTGCTGAAAGGGGCCCGAAACAAGAAGTTAGTGGACTGGACACCAGAATGTCATACAGCTTTCGAGGAAATCAAGAGGCACCTGATGGACCCCCCGGTGCTCTCCAAAGCCAAGCCCGGAGAACCTCTGTCTCTCTACATCGCCGCCGGCCCCAAAGCCGTCTCCTCGGCACTGGTCCGGGAGGAAGGAGGAATGCAGAGCCCCGTCTACTATGTCAGCCAAGTCCTCAAGGATGCCGAGACTCGGTACCCTTACTTGGAAAAGTTTGCCTTGGCCCTCGTGCACTCCAGCAGGAAGCTGAGGCAATACTTCCAAGGCCGGGAGATCAGAGTGGTCACGGACCAGCAGCTCAGGAAGGTCATTCACAAGCCAGATGCCTCTGGAAGGTTAGTTAACTGGGCCATTGAACTAAGTCAATTCAACATCAAATTCGtgccacgaacggcaataaaggCTCAGGCCTTAGCCGAATTTGTGATGGAATGCACCTTCCCGGAACTTAATCAACCTTTACCCCAAGAAATATCCCCGGAGAGAACCAACTCGAGGATGGATTCCTGGAAGCTCTATGTCGACGGATCATCCACGGCTGAAAGGTCCGGAGCGGGCCTCATCCTTATTAGCCCGGAGGGCTTTACCATTCAACAGGCAATAACTTTCGCTTTCAAGGCAACGAATAATCAGGCTGAATATGAAGCACTCATTGCCGGGCTCAAGTTGGCAAAATCTCTTGGCATCTCAAGAATGATCATCCACAATGATTCTCAGATCGTGGTCAAGCAAACCACCGGAGAATATATCGCGAAAGATCCAACACTGGCACAGTACCAGGCAATGGTACGGAGCATCTTGGAAGCCACTCCCGACATCACCATACTTCAGATCAACAGAGAAGAGAACTCCACAGCGGATGAGCTGTCCAAGCTCGTGCAGAATTCCTCCGACCTCGTTAGTTCAGTATACTTCGAAGAACTTAAAGTACCCAGCACAGAGTGA